From Bacteroides uniformis:
CTTGCATAAGGGCTATCTTGAAGAGCCGCACCACAATACTTATGACATCGAGTTCTGGGGACCGGACGGCATGTGTACAAGTTTCTATTTGGGAGCTTTGACTGCGTTTATAGAGATGGGCAAGGAGCTGAAGCAACCCGTTAAGGAATATACGGCCCTGCTGTCAAAAGGCAAGAAATACATGGAAACTGCACTCTTCGATGGAGAATATTTCATACAGAAAATTCAGTGGGAAGGGCTTCAGGCTCCCAATCCGGTTGATGTAATGTCTTTCGGGGGAAGTTATTCCGAAGAGGCCCTGAAATTGCTGAAGGAAGAAGGGCCAAAATACCAATACGGTACCGGTTGTCTGTCCGATGGAATTTTAGGGATGTGGATGGCTTCCGTATGCGGACTGGATGAAGTGCTGGACAATGAAAAGGTCAGGAGCCATCTGGTGGCCGTACACAAATACAATCTGAAACATGACTTGATAGACCATTTCAATCCTCAAAGACCGGTGTATGCTTGTGGTAAGGATGGTGGATTATTGCTTTGCACATGGCCGAAGGGTGGTATGCTGTCACTGCCTTTTGTATACAGCAATGAAGTCTGGACCGGTATCGAATATCAGGTTGCCAGTCATTTGATGATGAAAGGTGAGGTGGAAAAGGGCTTGGATATTGTCCGTGAATGCCGTGAGAGATATGATGGAAGAGTAAGAAACCCATTCAATGAGATAGAGTGCGGGCATTGGTATGCACGTGCCATGGCAAGCTATGGAATGTTGCAGGGGCTTACAGGAGTGCGGTATGATGCTGTTGACAAAACCATGTACATCAATTCTAAGATTGGTGATTTCAAAAGTTTCATCAGTACTGATACCGGTTTCGGAACCATTGAATGGAAAGCAGGAAAGCCTGTGTTGAATGTGGTTTATGGCAACATTGATGTGAAACGCTATAATGTTTCGGGCAAGATTGTGGATTGAGGTCAATTAGGATAGGATGTACAATCAAAGACAGATTAAGATGACAGAGAAGAAGAAACTTTTTGTTTTGTGTGTTGCACTATTTTGCTTTATGGCTGTTTCTGCACAGCAGAGAATGTCTGTATCGTCTCCTGACGGAAAACTTAGATTTTCTCTGAAAGTGACGTCGGAGAGTGTTTCATATGACATCGACTATAGGAAGCAGCCTCTTATAACAAATTCTTTGCTTGGTTTCAGCTTTGATAGCGGAGAGTTCGGAAGGAATCTTAAAGCAGGAAAGGTGCAGCGTAAAAAGATTGATGAGACATACAAGCTCATTGTCGGCAAGACAAGTAGTGTACGTAGCCGTTGCAATGAAATGACCGTTCCCATGCAGGAACCGTCAGATTCCGGCCGTCTGATAAACCTGGTTGTAAGGGCATTCGATGACGGGATAGCATTCAGATATGAATTTCCGGAACAGAAAGCATGGGATTCATACGTGATGTATGATGAAAGGACACAGTTCAACTTGCAAGGAAACCCGATGGCGTTGCTCATGTACCTGCCCGGGTATGTGAATACACACGAAGGGGTATACAGTCATGTAAGATATGACAAGGTGGCAAGGAAAAGGCTGATAGAGATGCCCGCCACATTCGAGTTCGACAACGGGGTGGCAGTGGCCATAACCGAAGCGGCCATACGGGACTATGCGGGGATGTACCTGATGAAGGAGAAGGGTGGGCTGACTGGAAAGCTCTCGCCAAAACTGGGGCAGGAGAAGATAAAGGTCGAGATAGACAACTTCCCACACCGTACCCCGTGGCGCGTAATCTCCGTTGCAGACCGGGTGGGAGGATTGCTGGAGACGAATATACTAACAAGCCTGAACGAGCCCTGCAGGATTGAAGACACTTCATGGATTAAGCCTTGCCGGACCACGTTCACATGGTGGAACGGGAATGTCGTGCCGGACAGCACGTTCTCTCCGGGGAACAACTTCGATACAAACAAGTACTACATCGATTTTGCAGCACGCAATGGCTTGGATGCACATGGAATCTACGGATATGCGGAGACTCCTTGGTACTATGATGACAACTTCAATTTCGGATGGGCGGGACCCAATGCGGACGTTACAAAACCGATACCGTGCCTGAACATGCCGAGAATTGTGGAATATGCAAGGAGCAAGGGGGTTGGCATACATCTGTGGGTACACTGGAGACCGTTGTACGACAAACTCGAAGAAGCCTTTGCGCTCTATGAGGAATGGGGGGTCAGGGGACTCATGGTGGACTTCATGGACCGCAATGACCAAGAGATGATACGTATCCAAGAAGAGATACTGGAATGTGCGGCAAGACACAGGCTCTTCATACAGTTCCATGGGTCGAGCAAGCCTTCCGGACTGGTAAGGACGTATCCGAATGAATTCACACGGGAGGGGACACTCAACTATGAAGTATGCAAATGGGACACGCTGGTGAATGCGGACCATGACATTGCGATACCCTTCACCAGGATGCTGGCGGGAGCGACGGACTATCACCTGGGAGGGTTCAGGGCACTGCCGCGCTCGGAGTTCAAGATACAGTATGTAAATCCTCATGTAATGAGCACACGCTGCCATATGTTGGCCATGTATGTGGTTTTGGAAAACCATCTCACCTCGTTGTGCGATACGCCAAAGGCTTATGAAGGTCAACCGGGGTTCGAGGTGCTCCGTACCGTGCCGGGAACGTGGGATGAGATAAGAGTTCCGCTGGCAAGGATGAATGAGCATGTCACGGTGGCCCGCAGGAGCGGTTCGGACTGGTGGGTGGGCTCGCTGAACAACGGTACGGAAAGGGATCTGAAATTGGAATTGGACTTCCTTAGTGAGGGGGACTACCAGGCAACGATCTATACCGATGCGGAGGATGTGGAGCGGAATCCAAACAATCTGGACAGACAGGTACGGAAAGTTACAAGGAAGGATATCATTGAACTGAATCTGGCAAAGGATGGAGGAGCGCTATTACATATCAGAAGGTTATAAGGGTGATGTTTATCAGTTGAAATTGTATTTCAATCAGTTGTTAGTTTGTTAGGATAAGAAGATTGTTCCAGGATAATATTTTTAATCAATGGATTTATAACATGAACAGAAGAAATTTTATAAAGAGAGTGGGCCTTTTGGGGGCAGGATATGCGCTGAATAAAAACTTGATGTTTGCGAATTCAGGCGTAGCTTCGACAGCTACCTCTTTTTCGTCGTTTCCAACAGTAAGGAAGCCTATATCGGAAAGGAACTTCAAAAGTCCTGCCATTGAAAAGGCCATTACTACTTTTAAACAGAAGGTCAAGAATGAAGAACTGGGCTGGCTGTTTGGGAATTGTTTTCCGAATACGTTGGACACAACCGTTTTTTATTCAGAAAAGGATGGCCGACCGGATACATATGTGATTACCGGTGATATTGATGCCATGTGGTTAAGGGATAGTTCTGCCCAAGTATATCCGTATTTGGATTTCATGTCTGAAGATAAAAACCTGCAAAGACTGATAATTGGCGTTATCAATAAGCAGACCTCCTTTATATTGAAGGATCCGTATGCCAATGCCTTTTATGATGATGATACGAAGTATACAAGATGGAACAGCGATCATACGGAGATGAAACCGGGTATTCATGAGCGTAAATACGAGTTGGATTCGCTTTGCTATCCCATTCGCCTGGCATATGGATACTGGAAAAAGACAAATGATGCTTCTCCTTTCGATGCGCAATGGAAGAAGGCGATAGAAACCGTTTTAAGGGTCTGCAAGGAACAGCAGAGAAAACATGGTAACGGGCCTTATAGCTTTCGCAGAACTTCGGAATGGGCTATAGATGCTGTTCCTATGGGTGGAGTGGGCTATAAAGTAAATCCGGTCGGATTGATTTGCTCTACTTTCAGGCCTAGTGATGATGCCACTATCTTTCCTTTTCTCGTCCCGTCCAATTTCTTTGCGGTGGCCAGTTTGAGGCAGGCTTCCGAAATGGTTCAAAAGATAACCAAAGACAATGTACTGGCTGATGAACTGTTGGCGTTGAGTAAAGAAGTTTATAATGCTTTGCAGACTTATGCCGTGGTGAATCATCCGAAGTTCGGTAAAATCTATGCTTTTGAAATAGATGGCTTTGGATCGGCTTATCTTAGTGATGATGCCAACGTCCCTAATCTGCTGGCGTTACCCTATCTGGGTGGTGTTGATAGTGATGATGCAATTTATGCCAATACCAGAAGATTCGTGTGGTCGGAATACAATCCTTATTTCTTTAAAGGTTCTTATTTTGAAGGGATAGGAGGACATCATATTGGTACGGACATGATATGGCCGATGAGCCTGATAATGAAAGCCCTGACTGCTCAAGACGATAAAGAGTTACAGCAATGTATCCAGATGCTCCAGAAAACGCATGCCGGTACCGGGTTCATGCACGAGTCATTCCACAAGGATGACCCCAAGAAATTCACAAGGAGCTGGTTTGCATGGGCCAATACATTGTTTGGAGAATTGCTGTGGAAAACATTCAATGAGAAACCATATTTATTGGAATATTAATCATCTAATTAATCAATGTAAACAAAAATTTATGAGAAGAATTACAAAATTCAGTTTGTTACTCTCCCTTGTTCTGGGATTGTACTTTCCTACTGTTTTTGCACAGTCGAACATGACGAACGAAATGTTTGACTTGGCAAAGTTGAAGTCGGGTGTAAAAAACAAAAGAATCTCCAGTACAGATCCTACCGGAGGTAACAGAGATCACTTGGAGCCCTTCAAACCAGGTGAGAAACGCATCATTGCAGACATCAAGGGAATGGGAGTCATCAACCACATTTGGGTGACGATTGCGCCTCCACCTCCCACTTTGAGCAGAAACGACATTATCATTCGCATGTATTGGGACGGCAACGATTATCCTTCGGTAGAGTCTCCCATCGGCCCTTTCTTCGGACAAGGCTGGGATGAGAGATACAACTACGCATCCTTGCCTCTTTCGGCCGGTCCTGAAAACGGTACCGGTCTGTCGTGCTATTTCGCTATGCCTTTCGAGAAGGGCGCACGCATTGAAATTGAGAACCAGAGCGACCGCAACATAGATGCTTTCTACTTCTACGTGGATTATCTGGAGATGGCGAAGCTTCCCAAGGACATGGGCCGCTTTCATGCCTGGTATAACCACAACCTGACTGAAGCACTTCCCGAAGGCGAGACGGAGTGGGGAGTTACCGGTGCCCAGAAGCCGAACACCACCGGCGAACGCAACTATGTGTTCATGGAAACCCAAGGCAAGGGACACTTTGTAGGTATCAATTACTATGTGCATTGTCCCACTCCCATGTGGTATGGCGAAGGTGACGACATGTGGTTCATTGATGGAGAAAAGGTTCCCTCGCTGATAGGTACAGGTACGGAAGACTTCTTCAATACGGCCTGGTGTCCTAAAGAAGCCTTCTCGCATCCTTACTTCGGTTATCCCCGTGTGAACAATGATATAGGCTGGCTGGGTCGTACCCACGTTTACCGATTCTTCATTGAAGATCCCATTTTCTTTGAAAAGAGCCTGAAGGGAACCATCGAACATGGCTCCAACAACAACTTGACGTTGGATTTGTCTACCGTGGCTTATTGGTACCAAGATTCGGCTGTGGCTCTTCCCGAAGCTCCTACAAAGGCACAGCGTGCTCCGAAACCTTTCATCAACCATGTTGATATACATCGTTGGCGGGATGCCTGGCGTAAGTCCAAGGGTAACAAAGCCACTCTGTGGGGCAACGAGTAAACTTTTGTAACGCTCTTTTTTTATACGTTCATAGGCTGATATTTATATCCGGGGTTTTGCCATTATATTGGCAAAACTGTGTCTCTATATTGGCAAAACTGTGCCACTATATTGGCACGACTATGGAAAAATAGTTCTACGGAGCAGCAAATTCAATAAATCATTAATAAAGGTACGAAATGAAGAATATTCCCAAAAAGCAATTTGCGGGCTGGATGCTGATGCTACTGTTGTGCATCAGTATCTCGGCATTTGCCCAGTCGCCTAAGAAGGTGACCGGACGTGTGATGGATGCACAAGGTGAGTTACTCATCGGTGTGAATGTGACGGAGGCGGCAGACCCTTCTAATGGTGTGGTGACGGACATCAACGGTACGTATACGATTACGTTGAAAGGTAATAAGCCGTCATTAAAATTCTCTTATATTGGCTTTAAGGATAAAGTGGTAGCGGTAGGCTCCAAAGGAGTGCTTGATGTAGCTTTGGAAGAAGATGTGGCAGCCCTTGACGAAGTGGTGGTAGTGGGCTTCGGAACGCAGAAGAAAGCTTCTGTGGTCGGCTCCATTACCAATATAGAGCCGGCCAAACTTGCCGCGGCTCCCAGCCGTTCGCTTAGTAACAACTTGGCGGGTATGGTTCCCGGTGTGATTGCGGTTCAGCGTAGCGGTGACCCTTGGTTCAATAACTCCGACTTCTGGATTCGTGGTATCAGTAGCTTTACTGGCAATACCAATCCGCTGGTATTGGTGGACGGCGTCGAGCGTTCGCTCCACGACATCGACCCTGAAGAAATCGCCTCCTTTTCCGTGTTGAAGGATGCTGCCGCCAGTGCCGTCTATGGTGTGCGCGGTGCCAATGGTGTAGTGATGATTGAGACCAAGCGCGGCAAGATTGGAAAGCCGCAGGTGAACGTCCGCTTCGAACACTCCTTTACGCAACCCATCAAGATACCCGACTACATCGGCAGTGTGAAGTATCTGGAACTGATTAACGAAATGTATGCCGAGCAGGGTAGAAACCCGTTTGTAAGCGAAGCCACCCTGCTGAACTACAAGAACCAGACCGACCCGGAACTCTATCCCGATGTGAATTGGTGGGATGTTATCTCCAAAGACCATGCAGACAACACAAAGGCGAACGTTAGTGTCAACGGTGGTACGGACATTCTTCGTTATGCGTTGGTGGCAGGATATTACAATGAGAACGGTATCATTGAACGCGACAAAAACCAGGAGTGGGACTCTTCCCTGAAGGTGAGCCGATATACGGTGCGTTCCAATGTAGATGTGAATGTGACTCCCACCACTTTGTTCCGCGCCAATGTGGGCGTATTCCTGCAAACTCGTAACGCTCCTCCGGGAGACACGGAAACCAACCAGGGCATTTTCTATCAAGCCATGCGTGTACCTCCCTACGTGCATCCGGCTATCTATGCCGATGGGCGCATTCCACGTGTGATGTACAAGGAGAACCCTTGGGCGTGGGCCACGCAGCGTGGATACGAAAAACTAAATCATAATAAGATTGAATCCTTAGTATCGTTGGAACAAGATTTGAAGTTCGTTACACCGGGATTGAAGTTCAAAGGAACCTTCTCTTTCGACAAGTTCTCGGCAACTTCCGTAACACGTTCCAAGAACCCCTATTACTACAATCCCGCCACCGCACGCGATGCAGAGGGCAACATCATCACTGATGTGCAGACCACCGGACAAGAGTTCCTGGGCTATGCAAAAGGAGCTGAATGGGGCGATCAGTCCATCTATCTGGAAGGAATGTTCTCGTACAACCGCATTTTCGGCAAAGTGCACGATGTGAACGCCATGTTCCTCTACAACCAGAAGGAGTATGACAATGGTGATGCGCTTCCCTATCGTACCCAAGGCATAGCCGGAAGATTCTCTTATACTTACGACAGCCGCTATGTTGCCGAGCTGAACTTCGGTTACAACGGCTCCGAGAACTTTGCCAAAGGCAAGCGCTTCGGCTTCTTCCCCGCCGTGGCGTTGGGATGGATTGTATCTTCCGAGAAATTCATGGAGCCGGTTTCCGATGTCATCTCCAACTTGAAGCTGAGAGCTACTTGGGGTAAGGCCGGTAACAGTAACATTGGTGGTAACAGACGTTTCGCCTATATTTCTACCATTGTCAATACCGGTTCGTACAGATGGGGTACAGATGCGGAAATCTATCGCCTTGGACGTTCGGAAGGCGAAATCGGTGTGAACAACTTGACATGGGAAACCGTGACCAAGATGAATGCCGGTATCGACTTAGGTCTATGGAATGGTAGCGTGAACCTCGTAGTGGATGTGTTCAAGGAAAAGCGCGATGACATCTTCATGCAGCGTAAGAATGTGCCTGGTTCTGCCGGATTCAACCGCCCTGTTTGGGCCAATTATGGCAAGGTCGAGAATCAGGGATTTGATGTGTCTTTGAATGTCAACCATAAGTTCAATAGCGATTGGGCCATTTCCGCTATGGCAAACTATACCTACGCACACAATAAGGTTGTGGAAATAGACGAACCTGCCGCCATCTTGGGTACATACCGTTCGCAAACCGGTAAGCCTATAGGGCAATTGTTTGGCTTGATAGCCGAAAGGCTCTTTACGGAAGATGATTTCGATGAAAACGGTATGCTTAAGGAAGGAATTCCGGCACAGAAGTTCAGTGATATGAGTAACCTACGTCCCGGTGACATTAAATACAAAGATTTGAACGGGGATGGTGAAGTGACCGCAGTAGATAAAACAGCCATTGGTGGTACACGTATTCCCGAGATTGTCTATGGTTTTGGAGCTACAGTAAGCTATAAGTCGTTCGATTTGGGAGTATTCTTCCAAGGAACAGGTAAAACCTACCAGCTCTTGGGCGGAGAGACCTGGTTGCCGGGTTCTTCCTTAGGTGCTGGTAACATCTATTCGAACATTGACGACCGTTGGACACCCGAAAATCCGAGGCAAGATGTATTCTGGCCCCGTATGGGAGACAAGGCTGTGGCAAACAATGAACAAGCTTCCACATGGTGGTTGCGTGACATGAGTTTCCTGCGCTTGAAGAATCTGGAACTTGGATATACCCTTCCGCAACGTTGGACTACCAAAATTGGCATCCGCGGCTGCCGTTTGTTTGCAAGAGGAACCAATCTGCTGACGTTCTCCAACTTCAAGCTTTGGGACCCCGAACTGGAAACTACCGATGGATTGAGATACCCACAGATGAAATCTGTATCAGTGGGTTTTAGCATCAATTTCAACAATTAATTAAGATACGAAGAAAATGAAAAAATATAAATCTATAGCAAAAGCTGTCTTATTGTCGTGCACCCTGGCATTGACAACGAGTTGCAACGATTTCTTGGACAAGGCTCCCGACGACCAGCTTACCATGGAGATGATTTTCACGGACAAGATAAGGACTGAGGACTGGTTGGCAGGTGTTTATTCATCCATTCCCAGCCCCATGTGGGGGTATTTCAAGGCACAAGGTTATAACATTATGGGCGATGATATCACTATTCCCCAAGATTGGTCGCCGTATGGATGGAGCAATGTGTATGCCTACACCACCGGAAACTGGAGTCCTATCTCAACATGGGACCCCTATTATTGGGTAGAATTACACAAGCGCATACGTTCCGGCCTTATCTTCTTGCAAGAGGCAAAAGTACTTCCGGAAAAAGACCTGAAGGAATCTTATGTCAACCAGATGAAGTACGAAGTCCGTTTCCTGATAGCCTACTATTACTCTTTGATGATTGAGTTGTATGGTGCCATACCGTTTACTCCCGGTGTGCTTGTTTCCGTCGATGCGCCCGAATCGGAGATGATGACTCCCCAAAGACCCTATGCCGAAGTGGTAGATTGGATTGACAAAGAGCTGCTGGAAGTGTCAGAGCATTTGCCCGCTGTCTATCCCAATAATACCGATTGGGGCAGGGCTACCTCTATCATGGCTTTGGCAATACGTGCCAAAACACTGTTATTTGCCGCAAGTCCATTGTTCAACGGCAATCCGGATCTCAAGGACTGGAAGAATTCGGAAGGAGAATTCCTCTTTGATGCCGAAGCCAAGCCGGAAAGATGGGAAAAGGCTGCCAAAGCTCATCTCGACTTGATAAAGGCAGCCGAAGCGGCCGGACATAAGCTGTACTATGAGTATAATGTGGATGGAAGTATCGACCCCTTCATGTCTTACTACAACATGTCGTTGAAACGCTTCTCAGAAGGCAACAAGGAGATTCTTTTCGGACGCCCCGAAAATGTGGACCTGAACTACTGGCAGGCTCATCATCTGCCGAAAGGTATCGGTGGAAATGCCGCTATGGGTGTTACTCAGGAACTGGTGGACGCTTTTTATATGAAGAACGGTGAAATGCCTATATTGGGATATAACGAGGATGGTTCGCCCATTATCAACCCGGAATCGGGGTATGTGGAAAACGGATTCTCTACCAATACAGAGTATAGAACCACGAAGTGGCCGGGCGGTGGACCTTCGAACCTTGCCAATAAAGAAACCGGTGTAAGCCCGGTAACAGAAGAAGGTACCTACAACATGTATTGCAACCGGGAGCCTCGCTTCTATGTTTCCGTCATCTATAATGGCGCATGGCTGGGAGTTGATAACCGTCGTGTGGACTTCCTTCAAGGAGGCCGTGATACGGATATGACTTTCGACTCTCCGCAGAACGGTTATAATGTCCGTAAGCGAATCTCTTTGGATGTACTTCCCAGAGATGGAAAGTATGTATATCAGCCGGGTATCTTATACAGAATGGCTGAAGCGTATTTGGGCTATGCGGAAGCATTGAACGAGTCTTCGCCAGCTCCCACTCCCGATGTATATAAGTATGTGAACTTGATTCGTGAACGTGCCGGAATTCCCGCTTTGAAGGAAGGGCTGAGTAAGGAAGAAATGCGTGCCGCCATTCAGCAAGAACGTCGGGTAGAGTTCAATTGTGAAGGTATCCGTTTCCATGACCTCCGTCGTTGGAAGATTGCCGACAAATACCTGGGCGGCAAGCTTTATGGTATGAATCATGACGGTTCTGAGAAGAGCGATGATGTGAACAATCCGAAGGCTTTTTATAAGAGAACTTACTACAAGAGCCGTACCTTCAACAAAAGAATGTATTTATGGCCCGTTCCGCAGGCTCAGATGGACATCAACCCCAATTTGAGACAAGCTCCCGGATATTAATAAATAATTAGAGAACAAGTATGAAATCAATAAAATTCATTTTTAGTGCGATGACATTGGCATTTGCTGCATTGACATCCTGTTCGGATGATAACAGTGTGGACTTGTCCAATCGTAAGTTTGTACGTATTGACCAATCATCGGTTTATTTGGAGATTGACGAAACTGCCACAGTTACCGCTTCTGTTGATGACCTGGCAGGCGATTCCTATCAGTTGAAGTGGAGTGTCCTCAACTCCGATGTGGCTACCATTGAAGGTGTGGAAAATAATGCAGCTGTAATTACACCTGTTGCTGTTGGAAAAACGGTCATCAAGGTAGAAACGGCTGATGGCAAGTTGTGCTACTTTAGCGACTTGACTGTTACCAAGACTCCTAAGACGTGTTACATTGACTTTGGTGTCATTGATTCTCCGGCTCCGTTTAACAACTATAGGAATCCCAGAGACCCCGGATTGGTAAATATGCTCGACCATAGAGGTCGTCCTACTACTTTCGGCATCGAGGTGGACAAACCGTTTTCCGGAGAATTGGCTCGCGGTTTGAATAATAATTTGGGTCTTCCAAAAACAGCTTCTGAGGATATGTTTTTCAGCGACGGTATTGCTATTCCGCTCAGTGGATTTAAGGTGACAGGTCTCTCTCAAGGAACAAAATATACGTTCAGTTTCTATGGTCACATCAATGACCGTGGAACTGAAACCGAGTTCCATGTAATCGGAAAGAACGATGGCGTTGCTTATTTGGTTAATGACGATAATTTCGATAGAACGGTAGAGATTAAGGGTATTGAGCCTAATGACGAAGGTGTTGTTTATATCGAAATGAAACCGGGCCCGAACAATGTACAATGGGCCAAATTCTTTGGCGTAAATACCATGGTACTTTCAGAAGAGTAGAATTGATGTGGTTTTATAGACCATAATCTTTTCTATTGAAATAATACTGTCAGTGAGGAGAGATACCGTTTAAACAGGCATTCTCTCCTTGCCTTTTTAAAAAACATATAGTAAAATAGTTTATGAAAATTAATTTGAAAGAAGTTTCTGTTTTCTTGTCTGCCATTCTATTGGCAGGCTCGTATGCCG
This genomic window contains:
- a CDS encoding SusC/RagA family TonB-linked outer membrane protein; this encodes MKNIPKKQFAGWMLMLLLCISISAFAQSPKKVTGRVMDAQGELLIGVNVTEAADPSNGVVTDINGTYTITLKGNKPSLKFSYIGFKDKVVAVGSKGVLDVALEEDVAALDEVVVVGFGTQKKASVVGSITNIEPAKLAAAPSRSLSNNLAGMVPGVIAVQRSGDPWFNNSDFWIRGISSFTGNTNPLVLVDGVERSLHDIDPEEIASFSVLKDAAASAVYGVRGANGVVMIETKRGKIGKPQVNVRFEHSFTQPIKIPDYIGSVKYLELINEMYAEQGRNPFVSEATLLNYKNQTDPELYPDVNWWDVISKDHADNTKANVSVNGGTDILRYALVAGYYNENGIIERDKNQEWDSSLKVSRYTVRSNVDVNVTPTTLFRANVGVFLQTRNAPPGDTETNQGIFYQAMRVPPYVHPAIYADGRIPRVMYKENPWAWATQRGYEKLNHNKIESLVSLEQDLKFVTPGLKFKGTFSFDKFSATSVTRSKNPYYYNPATARDAEGNIITDVQTTGQEFLGYAKGAEWGDQSIYLEGMFSYNRIFGKVHDVNAMFLYNQKEYDNGDALPYRTQGIAGRFSYTYDSRYVAELNFGYNGSENFAKGKRFGFFPAVALGWIVSSEKFMEPVSDVISNLKLRATWGKAGNSNIGGNRRFAYISTIVNTGSYRWGTDAEIYRLGRSEGEIGVNNLTWETVTKMNAGIDLGLWNGSVNLVVDVFKEKRDDIFMQRKNVPGSAGFNRPVWANYGKVENQGFDVSLNVNHKFNSDWAISAMANYTYAHNKVVEIDEPAAILGTYRSQTGKPIGQLFGLIAERLFTEDDFDENGMLKEGIPAQKFSDMSNLRPGDIKYKDLNGDGEVTAVDKTAIGGTRIPEIVYGFGATVSYKSFDLGVFFQGTGKTYQLLGGETWLPGSSLGAGNIYSNIDDRWTPENPRQDVFWPRMGDKAVANNEQASTWWLRDMSFLRLKNLELGYTLPQRWTTKIGIRGCRLFARGTNLLTFSNFKLWDPELETTDGLRYPQMKSVSVGFSINFNN
- a CDS encoding RagB/SusD family nutrient uptake outer membrane protein, producing MKKYKSIAKAVLLSCTLALTTSCNDFLDKAPDDQLTMEMIFTDKIRTEDWLAGVYSSIPSPMWGYFKAQGYNIMGDDITIPQDWSPYGWSNVYAYTTGNWSPISTWDPYYWVELHKRIRSGLIFLQEAKVLPEKDLKESYVNQMKYEVRFLIAYYYSLMIELYGAIPFTPGVLVSVDAPESEMMTPQRPYAEVVDWIDKELLEVSEHLPAVYPNNTDWGRATSIMALAIRAKTLLFAASPLFNGNPDLKDWKNSEGEFLFDAEAKPERWEKAAKAHLDLIKAAEAAGHKLYYEYNVDGSIDPFMSYYNMSLKRFSEGNKEILFGRPENVDLNYWQAHHLPKGIGGNAAMGVTQELVDAFYMKNGEMPILGYNEDGSPIINPESGYVENGFSTNTEYRTTKWPGGGPSNLANKETGVSPVTEEGTYNMYCNREPRFYVSVIYNGAWLGVDNRRVDFLQGGRDTDMTFDSPQNGYNVRKRISLDVLPRDGKYVYQPGILYRMAEAYLGYAEALNESSPAPTPDVYKYVNLIRERAGIPALKEGLSKEEMRAAIQQERRVEFNCEGIRFHDLRRWKIADKYLGGKLYGMNHDGSEKSDDVNNPKAFYKRTYYKSRTFNKRMYLWPVPQAQMDINPNLRQAPGY
- a CDS encoding glycoside hydrolase family 172 protein, which codes for MRRITKFSLLLSLVLGLYFPTVFAQSNMTNEMFDLAKLKSGVKNKRISSTDPTGGNRDHLEPFKPGEKRIIADIKGMGVINHIWVTIAPPPPTLSRNDIIIRMYWDGNDYPSVESPIGPFFGQGWDERYNYASLPLSAGPENGTGLSCYFAMPFEKGARIEIENQSDRNIDAFYFYVDYLEMAKLPKDMGRFHAWYNHNLTEALPEGETEWGVTGAQKPNTTGERNYVFMETQGKGHFVGINYYVHCPTPMWYGEGDDMWFIDGEKVPSLIGTGTEDFFNTAWCPKEAFSHPYFGYPRVNNDIGWLGRTHVYRFFIEDPIFFEKSLKGTIEHGSNNNLTLDLSTVAYWYQDSAVALPEAPTKAQRAPKPFINHVDIHRWRDAWRKSKGNKATLWGNE
- a CDS encoding glycoside hydrolase family 97 protein, which encodes MTEKKKLFVLCVALFCFMAVSAQQRMSVSSPDGKLRFSLKVTSESVSYDIDYRKQPLITNSLLGFSFDSGEFGRNLKAGKVQRKKIDETYKLIVGKTSSVRSRCNEMTVPMQEPSDSGRLINLVVRAFDDGIAFRYEFPEQKAWDSYVMYDERTQFNLQGNPMALLMYLPGYVNTHEGVYSHVRYDKVARKRLIEMPATFEFDNGVAVAITEAAIRDYAGMYLMKEKGGLTGKLSPKLGQEKIKVEIDNFPHRTPWRVISVADRVGGLLETNILTSLNEPCRIEDTSWIKPCRTTFTWWNGNVVPDSTFSPGNNFDTNKYYIDFAARNGLDAHGIYGYAETPWYYDDNFNFGWAGPNADVTKPIPCLNMPRIVEYARSKGVGIHLWVHWRPLYDKLEEAFALYEEWGVRGLMVDFMDRNDQEMIRIQEEILECAARHRLFIQFHGSSKPSGLVRTYPNEFTREGTLNYEVCKWDTLVNADHDIAIPFTRMLAGATDYHLGGFRALPRSEFKIQYVNPHVMSTRCHMLAMYVVLENHLTSLCDTPKAYEGQPGFEVLRTVPGTWDEIRVPLARMNEHVTVARRSGSDWWVGSLNNGTERDLKLELDFLSEGDYQATIYTDAEDVERNPNNLDRQVRKVTRKDIIELNLAKDGGALLHIRRL
- a CDS encoding glycoside hydrolase family 125 protein, whose product is MNRRNFIKRVGLLGAGYALNKNLMFANSGVASTATSFSSFPTVRKPISERNFKSPAIEKAITTFKQKVKNEELGWLFGNCFPNTLDTTVFYSEKDGRPDTYVITGDIDAMWLRDSSAQVYPYLDFMSEDKNLQRLIIGVINKQTSFILKDPYANAFYDDDTKYTRWNSDHTEMKPGIHERKYELDSLCYPIRLAYGYWKKTNDASPFDAQWKKAIETVLRVCKEQQRKHGNGPYSFRRTSEWAIDAVPMGGVGYKVNPVGLICSTFRPSDDATIFPFLVPSNFFAVASLRQASEMVQKITKDNVLADELLALSKEVYNALQTYAVVNHPKFGKIYAFEIDGFGSAYLSDDANVPNLLALPYLGGVDSDDAIYANTRRFVWSEYNPYFFKGSYFEGIGGHHIGTDMIWPMSLIMKALTAQDDKELQQCIQMLQKTHAGTGFMHESFHKDDPKKFTRSWFAWANTLFGELLWKTFNEKPYLLEY
- a CDS encoding Ig-like domain-containing protein encodes the protein MKSIKFIFSAMTLAFAALTSCSDDNSVDLSNRKFVRIDQSSVYLEIDETATVTASVDDLAGDSYQLKWSVLNSDVATIEGVENNAAVITPVAVGKTVIKVETADGKLCYFSDLTVTKTPKTCYIDFGVIDSPAPFNNYRNPRDPGLVNMLDHRGRPTTFGIEVDKPFSGELARGLNNNLGLPKTASEDMFFSDGIAIPLSGFKVTGLSQGTKYTFSFYGHINDRGTETEFHVIGKNDGVAYLVNDDNFDRTVEIKGIEPNDEGVVYIEMKPGPNNVQWAKFFGVNTMVLSEE